In one window of Arachis ipaensis cultivar K30076 chromosome B06, Araip1.1, whole genome shotgun sequence DNA:
- the LOC107605577 gene encoding uncharacterized protein LOC107605577 translates to MAGIASFLTPCSSLNLKPLPSSFHLNPTTRRPFHHLTITKAQGDNNNSNSSATSNDQPLFVTAQDVPLEGVIQFDKPTSSSSSSRIQKWGRVALLAGVDVLALLVFATIGRYSHGLSTMDLQTLRTADPFIAGWFLGAYFLGGYSEDGRGMKGLPTALIATAKSWALGIPIGIAIRTATSGNLPNYGFIFVSLGSTAVLLITFRALLYTLLPLPNKSKADDDVYRRGSPFELFELLTSLVRRW, encoded by the exons ATGGCTGGAATTGCGTCCTTCTTGACCCCTTGTTCATCTCTAAACTTGAAACCCCTTCCATCCTCATTCCATCTTAATCCAACAACAAGAAGACCCTTTCATCATCTCACAATCACCAAGGCTCAAGGAGACAACAACAATTCCAATTCTTCAGCTACCTCCAATGACCAACCCCTTTTTGTCACTGCCCAGGATGTTCCATTGGAGGGTGTCATCCAGTTTGACAAGCcaacctcctcctcttcttcttcccgtATTCAAAAATGGGG GCGTGTGGCTCTGCTAGCTGGTGTGGATGTATTGGCCTTACTTGTCTTTGCCACCATTGGAAGATACAGTCATGGATTATCTACCATGGACCTCCAAACCCTGCGAACCGCCGATCCTTTCATAGCCG GATGGTTCCTTGGTGCTTACTTTCTTGGAGGTTACAGCGAGGATGGCCGAGGGATGAAGGGTCTCCCCACTGCTCTCATTGCTACTGCTAAGTCCTGGGCACTTGGGATCCCT ATAGGAATAGCAATAAGGACCGCAACGTCCGGTAATCTTCCAAACTATGGCTTCATATTTGTGAGTCTGGGAAGCACTGCTGTTTTGCTCATCACATTCAGAGCATTGCTCTATACTCTTCTTCCTCTCCCAAATAAAAGCAAGGCCGACGACGATGTCTATCGCCGTGGCAGTCCTTTCGAACTCTTTGAG cTGCTCACATCATTAGTACGGAGGTGGTAG